The following proteins are encoded in a genomic region of Streptomyces sp. NBC_01723:
- a CDS encoding metallophosphoesterase family protein has protein sequence MARVPAAAPHALAQVMNSIRNAPRALARRLRARRTPTTTPELAARPRPWTRAVGLVAVVLLGAWLGLLVVGNVRVPVGPMNTTMTLRPSATGGTKINVSPLGALQLDSHIAPVRLDVNVDQLDPDRAQALVDHPERLSGLQDEVARDVEHGTLDLAVRSCVAVVTGATALGLAVYRRPRRALTAGGLALTLLVASGGTAYATWNPDSVLEPRFSGLLSSAPSLVGNARSIVTEFDVYQKELARLVTNVTKLYDVTSTLPAYQPDPTTIRVLHVSDIHLNPASWKIIASLVQQYKVNVIVDSGDTMDHGTAAENGFLDPIEDLGAPYVWVRGNHDSRETQKYLRSLKNVHVLDDGRARNVAGLRFAGIGDPQFTPDRSKSDGAEASQELAGARLASALRDQSTAGTPVDVAIAHEPSAAREVDGAVPLVLAGHLHREDMEVMKYGTRLRVEGSTGGSGLRAVEGKYPDPIQASILYFDRDTRRLQAWDEIKLGGLGLTTAEVSRHLPKENQPGATPSPSPS, from the coding sequence ATGGCCCGCGTCCCAGCCGCAGCCCCGCACGCCCTGGCCCAGGTGATGAACTCCATCCGCAACGCCCCGCGCGCCCTCGCCCGCCGGCTCCGCGCCCGCCGGACGCCCACCACCACACCCGAGCTGGCCGCCCGCCCCCGGCCCTGGACCCGCGCCGTCGGCCTCGTCGCCGTCGTCCTGCTCGGCGCCTGGCTCGGCCTGCTGGTCGTCGGCAACGTCCGCGTCCCCGTCGGCCCCATGAACACGACGATGACGCTGCGCCCGTCCGCCACCGGCGGCACGAAGATCAACGTCTCCCCGCTGGGCGCCCTCCAGCTCGACAGCCACATCGCACCGGTCCGCCTCGACGTCAACGTCGACCAGCTCGACCCCGACCGCGCCCAGGCCCTCGTCGACCACCCCGAACGCCTCTCCGGCCTCCAGGACGAGGTCGCCCGCGACGTCGAACACGGCACCCTCGACCTCGCCGTCCGCTCCTGCGTCGCCGTCGTCACCGGCGCCACCGCCCTCGGCCTCGCCGTCTACCGCCGCCCCCGGCGCGCCCTGACCGCCGGCGGGCTCGCCCTCACCCTCCTGGTCGCCTCCGGCGGCACCGCCTACGCGACCTGGAACCCCGACTCCGTCCTGGAACCCAGGTTCTCCGGCCTGCTCTCCTCCGCGCCCTCCCTGGTCGGCAACGCGCGCAGCATCGTGACCGAGTTCGACGTCTACCAGAAGGAACTGGCCCGCCTGGTCACCAACGTGACCAAGCTCTACGACGTCACCTCCACGCTCCCCGCCTACCAGCCCGACCCGACCACGATCCGCGTCCTGCACGTGTCCGACATCCACCTCAACCCGGCGAGCTGGAAGATCATCGCCTCGCTGGTGCAGCAGTACAAGGTGAACGTGATCGTCGACTCCGGCGACACGATGGACCACGGCACCGCCGCGGAGAACGGCTTCCTCGACCCGATCGAGGACCTCGGCGCGCCCTACGTGTGGGTCCGCGGCAACCATGACTCCCGGGAGACCCAGAAGTATCTGCGGAGCCTGAAGAACGTGCACGTCCTCGACGACGGCCGGGCCCGGAACGTCGCGGGCCTGCGCTTCGCCGGCATCGGCGACCCCCAGTTCACCCCCGACCGCTCCAAGTCGGACGGCGCCGAGGCCTCCCAGGAACTGGCCGGCGCCCGCCTGGCCTCCGCCCTGCGCGACCAGAGCACCGCCGGCACCCCCGTGGACGTCGCCATCGCCCACGAACCGTCGGCCGCCCGCGAGGTCGACGGCGCGGTGCCGCTGGTCCTCGCCGGCCATCTCCACCGCGAGGACATGGAGGTCATGAAGTACGGCACCCGCCTGCGCGTGGAGGGCTCCACCGGCGGCAGCGGACTGCGCGCGGTCGAGGGCAAGTACCCCGACCCGATCCAGGCGTCCATCCTCTACTTCGACCGGGACACCCGGCGCCTCCAGGCCTGGGACGAGATCAAGCTGGGCGGTCTGGGCCTGACGACGGCCGAGGTCAGCCGCCACCTCCCCAAGGAGAACCAGCCGGGCGCCACCCCCTCCCCCAGCCCCTCGTAA